The DNA window GATATTTAGCAGAAAATGTGGAAAATATGATCGTTTCATCGGCAGATTTATCCAACAGTGATAAAACAGATGGTTTCTTGAAAAAATCATCGGTTTTACAAAAAAATAATTTCAAAGGAGGCTTTTTGCAAGCGGGTGTTGCTGAATTAACTATGACAGCTATTGCCAACGGTATCGCTCTTCACGGTGGTGTAATTCCTGTGGTGGCTACTTTCTTTGTATTCTCTGATTATATGAAACCTGCTATCAGATTGGCAGCTATTCAAGAATTGCCTGTAAAATATGTTTTGACTCACGATTCCTTTAGAGTAGGGGAAGATGGACCAACGCACCAGCCTATCGAGCAAGAAGCGCAAATGCGTTTGATGGAAAAAATCAAAAATCATTCAGGTCACCAAAGTTTGCTAGCCCTTCGGCCTGCCGATGCTATCGAAACTTCGGTAGCTTGGGATATGGCGTTGAACAACACCACGACCCCAACGGCTTTGATACTTTCAAGACAAAACATCAAAGACATTCCAGCGACTGGAACTTCAAGATATCAAGAAGCGACTGAAGCCAAAAAAGGAGGGTATTTAGTAAAAGCTACTTCAAATCCTGATATTACTTTGTTTGCCAATGGTTCTGAAGTTGCAACACTTATAGGTGCTGCTGAGTTGTTAGAAAAAGAGAATAATCTAAAAGTAAATGTGGCTTCCATCATTTCAGAAGGCTTGTTCAAACAACAATCCAAAGACTACCAAGAAAGCGTTATTCCTAAAGGAAAATTAGTTTTCGGATTGACTGCTGGACTTCCTGTAAATCTAGAAGGATTGATAGGCGATAGCGGAAAAGTGGTTGGATTAGGTCATTTTGGGTATTCTGCGCCAGCGGGTGTTTTGGACCAAAAATTTGGTTTCAACCCAGAAAGTGCTGCTAAAGAAATCCTGAGCTACATTCAAGAAAGTAAATAATTAATCAAAAATAAAGACAATGAAATTTTTTATAGATACTGCCAATTTAAAAGACATCAAAGAAGCTAATGATTTAGGAATCTTAGACGGTGTAACAACCAACCCTTCGCTGATGGCGAAAGAAGGAATTACTGGAGCTGAAAATATCCTAGCACATTACGTAAAAATTTGTGAATTGGTGGATGGCGATGTTTCTGCCGAAGTAATTGCCACAGATTTTGAAGGTATGGTTGCCGAAGGAGAAAAATTAGCCGCTTTGCACCCACAAATCGTGGTAAAACTTCCGATGATTAAAGACGGGGTTAAAGCGTGTAAATATTTTGCAAGCAAAGGAATTAGAACCAATGTTACTTTAGTTTTCTCTGCTGGTCAAGCTTTATTGGCTGCCAAAGCGGGAGCAACTTATGTTTCACCGTTCATCGGACGATTGGATGATATTTCTACAGACGGAATGGCTTTGATTGAAGAAATCAGATTGATTTATGACAATTATGGCTATGAAACTGAAATTCTTGCCGCTTCAGTTCGTCACGTAATGCACATTATCAATTGTGCTAAAATTGGAGCGGATGTAATTACAGGTCCTTTGAGTGCCATCGAAGGCTTGTTGAAACACCCACTTACCGATATTGGTTTGGCTACTTTCTTAGCGGATTTCAAAAAAGGAAATAGCTAGAGAATTTCGACTACTGCTCTTTGCGTAATCGGTTTATATAGAAAAACCCTGTTCCCGTTTTGGAGCAGGGTTTTTTTTGCACAAAAAAAACAACTCGAATTTTGGTAATTTAAATAAAATAATTATTTTTATTGAACAAACTAAAGTTGTTTGTTT is part of the Flavobacterium nackdongense genome and encodes:
- the fsa gene encoding fructose-6-phosphate aldolase translates to MKFFIDTANLKDIKEANDLGILDGVTTNPSLMAKEGITGAENILAHYVKICELVDGDVSAEVIATDFEGMVAEGEKLAALHPQIVVKLPMIKDGVKACKYFASKGIRTNVTLVFSAGQALLAAKAGATYVSPFIGRLDDISTDGMALIEEIRLIYDNYGYETEILAASVRHVMHIINCAKIGADVITGPLSAIEGLLKHPLTDIGLATFLADFKKGNS